The genomic interval ggacgtgacaaatcgggaaggttatctgaaacgcggagaggagtggaaagccATGGACGCCACTGACCTACGTGCCTACATAGGGCTGCTAATCCTGGCAGGGGTGTACAAGTCCCGAGGCGAAGCGGCCGCCAGTCTATGGGACGCGCAAAGCGGCAGAGCGATTTTCCGCGCTACCATGCAGCTGAAACTCTTCTACACCTATTCGACGTCGATACGATTTGACGACCGTGGGACACGAGCGGCGAGACGCGCGACGGACAAGTTGGCGGCGATAAGAGAGGTCTGGGATATGTGGGTAGAGAGATTACCACGCCTCTACGACCCAGGGCCCGAAGTGACCGTGGACGAACAACTGCTCGCGTTCAGAGGACGGTGTCCTTTCAAGCAGTACATGCCAAGCAAACCGGCGAAATACGGCATCAAGTCGTGGGTGGCGTGCGATGCAAAATCAAGCTACGCTTGGAAGATGCAAGTCTACACCGGGAAGCAGATGGACGGAGTCCCGGAGAGGAACCAGGGGATGCGCGTCGTGCTCGACGTGACAGAGGGCCTGAAGGATCGCAATGTGACGTGTGACAATTTCTTCACCTCTTACGAACTCGGACGAGAGCTCATGGCGACGAGAAACATGACCGTGGTTGGCACCGTGCGAAAGAACAGGGCCGAGCTGCCGTCCGAGCTGCTGACGACGAAGACGCGACGGGTGCTGTCGTCGCAGTTCGCCTTCACTCCAACCACCACTCTGGTTTCCTACCTCGCGAAGAAAAATAAGAACTTTTTACTCAtgagcacacgccacacagacgCTGAAATCAGTGACAGAAACAACGGCAAACCGACCATCGTCCTGGATTATAATTTGAACAAAGGCGGAGTCGACAATCTGGATAAAGTCATCACGGCCTACAGCTGTAAAAGGAAGACGGCCCGCTGGCCCCTCGTCATCTTCAGCAACATCGTTGACGTCTCCTCCTACAACGCCtttgtgatatggagagaggtCAACCCCAACTGGATGCCGCGTAAGCGCAACAAGAGAAGGTTTTTCCTCGAGCAACTCGGAAGGGCCCTCGTGACTCCGCTGATCGAAAGAAGACGATGTCTGCCCCGCACTGGAGCTGCTGCCGCGGTTGTGAAAGATCTACGGATGGCCAGCTGTCGCGATCCGCCTCCTCAACGGCGACCCGGAGAGGATGGCGCAGCGGCAGCAGCAGCCGCCACCGCCGCCTCCTCATCGGCAGGACCGACGTCGCCGGTCCCTGCcagtaagaggaagagatgtcaagtctgcccggtgaagaaggaccgtaaaacgttcaccgtttgtcgcgggtgtaagaggcctgtctgcaaatcctgttcgcatgtatactgccccacatgccccaccgaGCTGGGCTTCGGCCAAGGAGAGGTTCCCGTTGACCCTGGACGACCCGCGGGAGTGTGTGCAGAAGACTGAACAACTCAGTCGAGTGCAGAAGAGGGCTTTGCTCAAGCCACAGCGCTGCTAACGCTACTACCAACACATGCATGGGATGTATAGATGATGTATCAGGACGGCGGGCTGGAGGTTCTATCCCTAGTGCTgtctgcgggtcgttgtgaagcacggtgtcatgcgtggtgtgacaacttttcatgatacaaaaataaagtgaaacgtTTGATTTTATTCCTCGCGTTGTCTTCCTAGTCTATGACGCCACTCTCGTGCCGTTTCGGGGTTGTGGtgaagcaaactgacgttgtgacaactttttcataataaaaaataaataaagtgaacccttttatttctagccttgtctgcctagcctattagtacactctcgcgctgtatcctagtctgcgctgtgactcaccatacctagtcttttacgccaccctcgtgctgacaaccttttgtaatacaaaaatagtgaagtgaaacattatccgtctaaataaaaatgaaatcatatttgccctgactgtgaagcgaacccaggccacggagctgaaagccccacagtcttgccactagaccaccagagagatacttgttcattgcgctgtctctgcctttttgttagacacggcaacgtctgtgttgtctattacgagaccccgcactgtctccggttccttgtgacccacagcggtcttctgacaacttttcataatacaaaaaataagtcaaacctttcattcccacgctgtgggtcacaacaacccccgagacagcgcgaagggggggcgtaatatacaacgctgtgggtcacaacgacccccgagacagcgcgaaggtggcgtaatatacaacgctgtgggtcacaacgacccccgagacagcgcaaaggtggcgtaatatgcaacgctgtgggtcacaatgacccctgAGACatcgcgaaggtggcgtaatatgcaacgctgtgggtcacaatgacccccgagacagcgcgaaggtggcgtaatatgcaacgctgtgggtcacaacgacccccgagacagcgcgaaggtggcgtaatagacaacgctgtgggtcacaacgacccccccgagacagcgcgaaggtggcgtaatagacaacgctgtgggtcacaacgaccccccgagacagcgcgaaggtggcgtaatatgcaacgctgtgggtcacaacgacccccgagacagcgcgaaggtggcgtaatagacaacgctgtgggtcacaacgaccccccgagacagcgcgaaggtggcgtaatatgcaatgctgtgggtcacaacgacccccgagacagcgcgaaggtggcgtaatagacaacgctgtgggtcacaatgacccggagacagcgcgaaggataagttcaggctgcatagacaatgaggagagcgtgagggttaACGGCTCCTCCGTGTGGTAGCTAGTGGTAGACTGTGCTTCAAAACGAAAATGTTAattcctgaggtgtgtgtggtgtgttttttgtgaggaCGGACTATTTCCCCGGATTACAGCCAGTGTAAATTCCAATAGTGGGTTTAATGAAGACATTTCAGAGTCAACATTGTAGCACTAGAGGAGGGGtgttcattaacccttgtgctaccttcgggtaaACGCTATGTAAGTCTTAGAAACATCATTCATCTGCAACCATGTCTACAGATGTGAGAGGTTTAAGCTGCGCTATTCACTGGTGCTGCAACACTCCTAGCCGACATTATACTGTCCGAATAccaaccctcctgtctctgctaTCATGTCGAATGCGGTTAAGGAGCTGCATGATTACATTGTTGCCTCTATGCCTCTAGTGGTAACCAACCACCTATCAGTATTCTCCATTGCCCTTATGACTGGGAATGTAGAATGTTACTTAGGTCAATACAACATTCTTTATGAGTTTATCTGGTACGTTCAATAAAGACCCGTGTGATTGTTCAACTATTTTGTTTAATACCACTTGAAGACAATTAACAAATCTGTACACCTGTATACACTTTGTAGCAACCCAGGGGGCCCAGCATCATGGACAGCGTCCCAGTAGAAACCACAGACACCTTGGAGAGCGGCACCGACAAGCCCGGGTCAggtcatgaggaggaggaggacgccgCCACAGCAGGAGACAACGAGCTACACAGGTGCTGCTCATGACTTGGATGGAGGATGTGGATACGGTTTGTAAGCTTACCAAACTCCTCCTGTGTGGTTTTTTTTCAGTAAGGAGTGGGAGGTAGAGACAAGACCCGCCTGACCAGTCAAGACCGACAAAGAAGCTGAGCTATTTGTGttagttttgtgttttgtttggtaGTTTGGTTAAATAAACGACTGCTATTTTCAACCAACCAACCGTGTTTTTCAGAACTGCAGTGCTATTCGGTCCTGGCTACGGCCCTTGGTTGCTACAACTTCTATACACATTAAACCAATACAACATGCTTCACAAGTTTATAAGGTACATTCAACAATTTTTGTTTAATAAAGCAACATCGTTTCAACAGAGATATGCTGTCTTTATTCACACACATTAGAAATGTCATTAAGTGTTGAAAGCTTGCCCTTTCACCCATAGTAGAAGTCATACCAATCCTTTAAGGGCATGTGATTCTTCAACATGAAATTCAACCGGGTTCTCCTAACCAAAACATCTGTGCTCAACTGTGTGAAAGTGGCATGACTGTAGATTTCCTCTTCATCGACTTCTTCCTCACGACGCAGACCGTTGGTGAATTTGGTATAAATGGCCGAAAGGGTTAATCCGTAGATTAGTGTAAGGGACAAACAACCAGTGATTTCACCTATATTCTCGGAGGGACTCTCGATTAATACTTTGATATGAGGTGTATTTTTGTCTATGATGGCGATGGTGTCAGCATACTGACTCATTGTCTGGTAAAACGAGGTGATGTATTTCATCAACACATACGGGATTACAATACCCCCCGTGTACACATGTCTAGGAGGAAAATGTGCACAGTTGAGGTCCTCAAAGCCTCTATCGGAGGCCATCTCCAGAGTGAAAAGTTTGAAAATGTCAAGGTTGTCAAGGGAAGCGGATCCTAAGAGTGCTAGGATATTTCTGAGAGCGTCGTCATCCTTGCCAATGTCGGGTTGAGGTGAAGGTATGCAAACATAGCTGTCGGCACACTGTGGTAAATTGAACGACTGTGATCCACTTGGTCCCTTCACAACGCAAGCGTGTCTGATTCCTGAACACATGTCACATGTGAATTCAAACTCTCCTCGGGTAGAGGCGATTAGGATGTCAAAAGCACCCTTGGCTCTGTCTGAGGCCCAGAGGCTGTTTGACATCATGAAAGCCAAGACGTTGGCAAAAGCCTGTCTGTTTTCGTCGTCGTAAACAGATGGGTTGCGTTTGAAAGGTATAATATCGGTGCCTGCTATCTTCATATAGGATCCACCGTTAATGTCGACATGCCACTCTGAAGAAAGTTTAGACGGGTCGTTGGTCAGGACCCTTTTTGTGTTATCGCTGACGACGGTAAAGACGACTGGTATCGTTTCCAAGCCACCTTGCTTGTAGGCATTAATCCGCATGTTATCAATGACAAAAAGAGTACTGCATTCTCCAAAGGGTATGATGTCACGCAAGTTCAGTTTAAACATTGCAGGCTGATGAGCCTGACCGAGCTTGTTCATTGTATGGGAGAATACGTAGTCCTTTTGACTGAAAGACATCTCGGAACATAGAATATGGGTAAAAGAATGTCTTTCACTAGAGTTTTATCAAATGTAGGAATACAGACGTATACGTATATACGGTATGTTTCACCTCAATTCAAGTTCGACAAGTACAATGGCGTAAGAGTAATGTCGAATGTAACAATTCAAATCTAGGATTGCGACAGCCACCGGCTTTCGCTGATACAGTGCCCCATCTTTCTCCTCTTGTCTCGGTCGTAGACGTAGTCGAGAATACCATCAGGCGAGACATTGTCAGATTTAAGAAGTATGTAGAAGTTTTTACAGCCTGTACAATGATAGCTAACCTTCCTGTAGTCATCTGTAGACCGTTTCCTCTTGCCTCTTGTACACATCGCTGGGTCGCAGGGACATGTCCTCAACGATTACCTTGCGAC from Osmerus eperlanus chromosome 21, fOsmEpe2.1, whole genome shotgun sequence carries:
- the LOC134007910 gene encoding piggyBac transposable element-derived protein 4-like, with the translated sequence MSNAVKELHDYIVASMPLVQPRGPSIMDSVPVETTDTLESGTDKPGSGHEEEEDAATAGDNELHSTERTPRGPTVYAVSHAHDIVSAFLLFVTPQIERVILDVTNREGYLKRGEEWKAMDATDLRAYIGLLILAGVYKSRGEAAASLWDAQSGRAIFRATMQLKLFYTYSTSIRFDDRGTRAARRATDKLAAIREVWDMWVERLPRLYDPGPEVTVDEQLLAFRGRCPFKQYMPSKPAKYGIKSWVACDAKSSYAWKMQVYTGKQMDGVPERNQGMRVVLDVTEGLKDRNVTCDNFFTSYELGRELMATRNMTVVGTVRKNRAELPSELLTTKTRRVLSSQFAFTPTTTLVSYLAKKNKNFLLMSTRHTDAEISDRNNGKPTIVLDYNLNKGGVDNLDKVITAYSCKRKTARWPLVIFSNIVDVSSYNAFVIWREVNPNWMPRKRNKRRFFLEQLGRALVTPLIERRRCLPRTGAAAAVVKDLRMASCRDPPPQRRPGEDGAAAAAAATAASSSAGPTWASAKERFPLTLDDPRECVQKTEQLSRVQKRALLKPQRC